A portion of the Sulfuricurvum kujiense DSM 16994 genome contains these proteins:
- the pglZ gene encoding BREX-1 system phosphatase PglZ type A, which produces MSKITESLTKLFDKHRIIFWYDDGGALREEFEFLTLDNVEKRLIANNEFSLKVQIHRAPSDQRFLIYAPNPQPDDAHNWLLDLNLSGYLYSADRASMLIDELGIDPIHKELIQTYEKFFNAESRRSKLIPLIGKESDASALKTAMLAVVCGCEPRLESIILKVLSWVSEENDKKIAEISGYGLDSFFFDEMRRIYRYESAEPSFKDFAYALILAHFYNTLSPAKAGLNVDAVYFVKHQWIDSQRHRESFILLSRQVEEMLGIKETLESYSLSQLGECDTFESIDKRIIIELRNGILSSLLDADTLIETIRKREKSVWFEEYRHLYKALEYSALLLQRIKSSSLKIGGLKEGFERYASLWYETDTLYRKALYHSAMAEHIDVLKSLMSQVENAYLGSYLIPLGDAWQEHVNTMEEWKIPGLISQRQFYEHYVAPQTTNDRKVYVIISDALRYECAKELEKRLLEKNRYQCSTEAMVGVLPSYTQLGIASLLPHNELGLLGSDDTISVDGKSSAGVANRNKILEASPASATYLKWDEFIGMGRDEGREFVKGFQVFYIYHDRIDAIGDDAKTESHVFEAVEKAYDEIEKIITQVTNLNGTNIIITADHGFLYQNNVVEETDLCQIDRNGSTITKYNRRFVLGQNLNTHACVKKFSFEQLGLSGTGEALIPKSVNKLRLQGAGNRFVHGGASLQEIVVPVVLFSKKRKDDVENVDVDIVKSFSRISSNQITLTLWQKTPAGDKMLPRTLYAGFYAGDELVSNEEQLVFGSTDEDSRNREVKVKFHFVQTISQYNNQTISLRLSELEPGTSRRRVYKQEQFSINISFVSEFDDF; this is translated from the coding sequence GTACAGATCCACCGCGCCCCGTCCGATCAGCGGTTTCTCATCTATGCTCCAAATCCTCAACCGGATGACGCGCACAACTGGCTGCTCGATCTGAATCTCTCCGGCTACCTCTACAGTGCCGACCGCGCCTCGATGCTCATCGACGAACTGGGGATCGATCCGATCCATAAAGAGCTGATCCAAACCTATGAGAAGTTTTTCAACGCCGAATCACGTCGGAGTAAGCTCATCCCCCTCATCGGCAAAGAGAGCGACGCCTCTGCCCTAAAAACCGCGATGCTCGCCGTGGTGTGCGGCTGTGAACCGCGACTTGAGTCGATCATCCTGAAAGTGTTGAGCTGGGTGTCAGAGGAGAACGACAAAAAGATCGCGGAAATCTCCGGGTATGGTCTGGATTCGTTCTTCTTTGACGAAATGCGCCGGATTTACCGATATGAGAGCGCGGAGCCTTCTTTCAAAGATTTCGCCTATGCCCTGATTCTGGCCCACTTCTACAACACCCTCTCCCCTGCCAAAGCGGGGCTGAACGTCGATGCGGTCTATTTCGTCAAACACCAGTGGATCGATTCGCAGCGCCACCGGGAGAGTTTCATCCTCCTCTCCCGCCAGGTCGAAGAGATGCTGGGGATAAAAGAGACGCTTGAGAGCTATTCGCTCTCTCAGCTGGGGGAATGTGATACGTTCGAATCGATCGACAAACGGATCATCATCGAACTACGCAACGGCATCCTCTCATCCCTGCTCGACGCCGACACCCTCATCGAGACGATCCGAAAGCGGGAAAAAAGTGTCTGGTTTGAGGAGTACCGCCATCTCTACAAAGCGCTCGAATACTCCGCGCTGCTGCTGCAGCGGATCAAAAGCTCCAGCCTTAAAATCGGTGGCCTAAAAGAGGGATTTGAACGGTATGCCTCGCTCTGGTACGAGACGGATACCCTCTATCGAAAAGCGCTCTATCACAGCGCGATGGCCGAACACATCGATGTCCTCAAATCGCTGATGAGCCAGGTGGAAAACGCCTATCTGGGCAGCTACCTGATCCCACTGGGAGACGCGTGGCAAGAGCACGTCAATACGATGGAGGAGTGGAAAATCCCCGGACTCATCAGTCAGCGGCAATTTTATGAGCACTACGTCGCCCCGCAGACGACAAACGATCGTAAAGTTTACGTCATCATCTCAGATGCGCTGCGTTATGAGTGCGCCAAAGAGCTCGAAAAACGGCTACTGGAGAAAAACCGCTACCAATGCTCGACCGAGGCGATGGTGGGGGTCCTTCCGAGCTACACGCAGTTGGGGATCGCGTCACTGCTGCCGCACAACGAATTGGGATTATTGGGGAGTGATGACACCATCAGCGTCGATGGCAAATCCTCCGCAGGTGTCGCCAACCGCAACAAAATCCTCGAAGCTTCACCTGCAAGTGCCACCTATCTCAAATGGGATGAGTTCATCGGTATGGGCCGAGACGAGGGGCGGGAATTCGTCAAAGGGTTCCAGGTATTCTACATCTACCACGACCGGATCGATGCGATCGGCGACGATGCCAAAACCGAATCACACGTTTTCGAAGCGGTCGAAAAAGCGTACGACGAGATCGAAAAGATCATCACCCAGGTGACCAATCTCAACGGCACCAACATCATCATCACCGCCGATCACGGCTTTTTGTATCAGAACAACGTCGTCGAAGAGACCGATCTGTGTCAGATCGACCGAAACGGCAGTACGATTACCAAATACAACCGCCGCTTTGTTTTGGGGCAAAACCTCAATACCCACGCGTGCGTCAAAAAGTTCTCCTTCGAACAGCTCGGCCTGAGCGGCACAGGTGAAGCCCTGATCCCAAAATCGGTCAACAAACTCCGCCTTCAGGGGGCGGGAAACCGATTCGTCCACGGAGGGGCGAGCCTGCAGGAGATCGTCGTGCCGGTGGTGCTGTTCAGCAAAAAACGCAAAGACGATGTCGAAAACGTCGACGTCGATATCGTCAAATCGTTCAGCCGCATCTCCTCCAACCAGATAACCCTGACCCTGTGGCAGAAAACCCCTGCAGGGGATAAGATGCTCCCCCGCACCCTGTATGCGGGATTCTACGCCGGGGATGAGCTCGTATCCAACGAAGAGCAGCTCGTTTTCGGCAGTACGGACGAGGATTCCCGCAACCGCGAAGTGAAAGTCAAATTCCACTTCGTCCAGACGATCAGCCAGTACAATAATCAGACGATTTCCCTGCGGCTCAGCGAACTCGAACCGGGTACTTCGCGTCGGCGGGTCTACAAACAAGAGCAGTTTTCGATCAACATCTCCTTCGTCAGCGAATTTGACGATTTCTAA
- the brxL gene encoding protease Lon-related BREX system protein BrxL — protein MDLNQKIIDNFPGKAVRKDLTKKLKGGVSVPVYVLEYLLGMYCATDNEETIAEGIEKVKEILTQNYVRPDEAEMVKSRIKERGRYKVIDKISAKLNEKEDRYEADFSNLGIKRVIIPAEVIKEYQKLLAGGIWCIVTISYFYDENNKGESPYVLESLKPIQMPGMDLSEFLSARKAFEKEEWMDLLIRSTGMEPANLDMSAKWHLMARLIPFVENNFNMCELGPRGTGKSYVYKEISPNSILVSGGQTTVANLFYNMSSRTVGLVGMWDIVAFDEVAGIRFKDKDGVQIMKDYMESGSFARGKEMKEARASMIFVGNIDGSIANIVKTSHLLSPFPSEMIDTAFFDRFHHYLPGWEVPKMRPEFFTDQYGFITDYMAEWMRELQKSNFSDAIDRYFRFGKDLNQRDVKAVRKTTSGLLKLMFPDGSFTKEDVEQALIYALVGRRRIKEQLKKIGGMEFYDVHFSYIDLENGEEKYVTVPESGGGGLIPEGELSPGALYAVATNSANGHKGLIRLDLQVMGGNGKMTDTGFGTGTIKDELKEARNYLQANLSRVSLSAKFSEHDYHIKANDLNGIGGAQGLTLAIWLSLVSGTLSKPLLPQLAVLGSMGIGGGIIGTDNLADALQIAADSGAKRVLIPAADMVHYGTVPTDLMSKLQPIIYTDPVDAAMKAMGVN, from the coding sequence ATGGATTTGAACCAAAAAATCATCGACAATTTTCCGGGAAAAGCGGTCCGAAAAGATCTGACCAAAAAGCTCAAAGGGGGCGTGAGCGTCCCGGTCTATGTCCTCGAATACCTGCTGGGGATGTACTGCGCCACGGACAACGAAGAGACGATTGCCGAGGGGATCGAGAAGGTCAAAGAGATCCTGACCCAAAACTATGTCCGCCCCGATGAAGCGGAGATGGTCAAATCCCGGATCAAAGAGCGGGGGCGCTACAAAGTCATCGACAAGATTTCGGCCAAACTCAATGAAAAAGAGGACCGCTACGAAGCCGATTTCTCTAATCTCGGGATCAAACGGGTCATCATCCCCGCCGAGGTGATCAAAGAATACCAAAAACTCCTTGCCGGGGGGATCTGGTGTATCGTTACCATCAGCTATTTTTACGACGAGAACAACAAGGGAGAATCCCCATACGTCCTCGAATCGCTCAAACCGATCCAGATGCCGGGGATGGATCTCTCTGAGTTCCTGAGTGCCCGCAAAGCGTTCGAGAAAGAGGAGTGGATGGATCTGCTGATCCGTTCGACGGGGATGGAACCGGCAAACCTCGATATGAGTGCCAAATGGCACCTGATGGCACGTCTGATCCCCTTTGTCGAAAACAACTTCAATATGTGCGAACTGGGACCACGCGGAACGGGTAAATCGTATGTCTACAAAGAGATCTCCCCCAACTCGATCCTCGTCAGTGGCGGCCAGACGACGGTTGCCAACCTCTTTTACAATATGTCGAGCCGGACCGTCGGACTGGTTGGGATGTGGGATATCGTGGCGTTTGATGAAGTGGCCGGAATCCGGTTCAAAGACAAAGACGGCGTTCAGATTATGAAGGACTATATGGAATCAGGCAGCTTTGCTCGGGGCAAGGAGATGAAAGAAGCCCGTGCTTCGATGATCTTCGTCGGAAACATCGACGGCAGCATCGCCAATATCGTCAAGACCTCCCATCTTCTCAGTCCGTTCCCCAGCGAGATGATCGATACGGCGTTTTTCGACCGTTTCCATCACTATCTCCCCGGCTGGGAAGTGCCGAAGATGCGTCCGGAATTCTTCACAGACCAGTACGGATTTATTACCGACTATATGGCCGAATGGATGCGTGAGCTTCAAAAGAGCAATTTTTCCGATGCGATTGACCGCTATTTCCGTTTCGGAAAAGATCTCAACCAGCGCGACGTCAAGGCGGTCCGAAAAACGACGAGCGGATTGCTGAAGCTGATGTTCCCGGATGGCAGCTTTACCAAAGAGGATGTCGAACAAGCATTGATCTATGCACTCGTCGGACGCCGCCGGATTAAAGAACAGCTCAAAAAGATTGGAGGGATGGAGTTCTATGACGTCCATTTCAGCTACATCGATCTCGAAAACGGTGAAGAGAAGTACGTCACCGTTCCTGAAAGCGGTGGCGGCGGATTGATTCCGGAGGGTGAACTCTCTCCGGGTGCACTCTATGCGGTTGCGACCAACAGTGCCAATGGCCATAAAGGTCTGATCCGACTCGATTTGCAGGTAATGGGCGGAAACGGTAAAATGACCGATACGGGATTTGGAACGGGTACGATCAAAGATGAGCTTAAAGAGGCCCGCAACTATCTTCAGGCAAACCTCTCCCGTGTGTCGCTCTCTGCCAAATTCAGCGAGCACGATTACCATATCAAAGCCAACGATTTAAACGGCATAGGAGGAGCTCAGGGGCTCACATTGGCGATATGGCTATCCCTGGTTTCAGGAACGCTTTCCAAGCCATTATTGCCTCAATTAGCTGTACTGGGGTCAATGGGGATCGGCGGTGGAATCATCGGAACCGACAACCTCGCAGATGCGTTGCAGATCGCAGCGGACAGCGGTGCGAAACGGGTTCTCATCCCTGCGGCCGATATGGTCCATTACGGAACGGTTCCAACCGATTTGATGTCAAAGTTGCAGCCGATTATCTATACGGATCCAGTTGATGCGGCGATGAAGGCGATGGGGGTGAATTGA